GCTCAGCTGGTCCCTCACTGGTCCCTCTCAGCAACCTGAgtctctccagctcttctggggCTGCAATGCTTCCTTTGTGGTTAACCGAAATCAGAGACTCCAGGAGATGGtgtcaggctgtgccaggcgCCAGCAGGCCAGTGTTGGCTAATGGCTGCGGTCACAgtgggggctgctgctctcagcagggtgcagagggatggcagggctggggtAAGGGCTTGTGCTGGGCTTTCACCAGGGTTTGTCCTCCCACACAGAATatcctggggctgcaggggatCCCTCGGCAGTTTTTCCTGCAGGTGTATGAGACGCTGCGGAGGATTGGGGAGACCAGGTCAGCACTGCCCCTGCATCTACCCTGCTCTATGCTCCTGTGGGGtctcactgtgctgctttgtaCCCCAACTCTTTGGCCACATCTTGGACTGATTTCTCAGTCCCTGCTCAGGGCTGTCACACAAGTGCTTGTTCTCAGCCATTTCCATTTGAGCTGGAAATTTGAAGATGGGGAGCACATGGGCTCCCAAGATGCTCAAGAGTCAGGGTGGGGGATGCTTGTCCTGTTTTCTGCTCCCAGTTACATACAGCAGGGTTTTGGCAGCCCAAAGGCAGGCACATCCTTGGGGCTGTCTGTGTGAAAAGTTCTCCTCCAATTTTTGACAGTCTAAGAGGGAGCTTAGGTATCACCATGCACCCCACCCTCTCCTGTTTGCTGCACCCCTGGCTCAGGGTCTGTGCCACAGCCTGGGTTTCACACACAGTGCAGTGACACACAGGGTCAGTTTCATCACAGCCAGTAAATGCCTCCCTGTCTAGcggtggcacagcagcaggagtgggAGGAGGCAGATCCTGCCTGTCAATATGGGACCTTCTTgtgtgtttaagaagagccaaCAAACCCATAAACATTGTACTGCTGGCTGGGGGACAACCCTTGTCCCTTGCAATGCAGTccccccagggaggtgacacaTTTTGGCAGTGGTGTGGAGGTGCCAGCCATGTCCCTGCCAGCTATACCcctcctggcagagctgtggcacGTGCCCAGGCACACACTTTTCCTCCTATGGAGCTCTGAGGCAGCTCTCCCTGTGCCCTGAAGCACATTGGGACTGGCACTGATGCGCCTgttgcagggctggggatgctgTCTTTGGGCTGGCCTGCCTGGCTGCACTGGCAGGGCTCCGGGTGATGAAGAGccacctgccccaggctgcctgtGCGGAGCCGCTGGCTGCCAGGCTCAGCTACCTGATCGTCTGGACCTCTGCTACAGGTGTGTTGGCCATGCcttgccccctcccctcccacagACATTCTTCCTGGGGCCTTGTCTCTCCAGGGCAGGGAAGAGACAGCCTGAAACTGGTAAAGCtcaggtggcagcagctgagacCTGGAGGTGGGCTGGGGAGAACAAAGTTCCAAGAATGGTCCAGCCACTGTGCATGCCCCTTCCTAATGCTTGGAAGACCTCAGCAGCCTGAGAACCTACCTCCAGCTctccctcccctcagcctgggcTGAGGTTTCAGGTTTTCACAGTTGCTCTCTCCATTGCAGCACGCAATGCTCTTGTGGTCCTGTTTGCTGGCCTGGTTGCTTACTCCTTCCAGGTGATGGGCTCCCAGCCGCTCACACTCACCGGCAGCATCCCCCAGGGCCTCCCTCCCTTCCAGCTGCCACATTTCTCCATGGCTGCACCCAATGGCACCATCCCCTTCTGGAGCATGGTGGAGGTGGGTGCCAGGCtggccagcagaggctgggctcCCCGCTAGCTGCTGTCCCCTTACTCCTGCGTTTGCTGGCTCCCTGCACAGCAGGAGAAGGCTCTGCTGTGGGGTGACCCTCGTCCCTTGGTGGCTACACTCACCACATCCTTCCTTCCCAGGACATGGGGGTCGGGCTGGCTGTGGTCCCGCTCATGGGGCTGCTGGAGACCGTTGCGATTGCCAAGGCTTTCGGTATGGCTGCACCAGGCTCCTGCTTCTGCACTGGCAAGAGGGATCTCTGCAGgggcttggggtgctggggagggtgctGTTCCCACCAGGCTCCTGCTTCTGCACTGGCAAGAGGGATCTCTGCAGgggcttggggtgctggggagggtgctGTTCCCACCAGGCTCCTGCTTCTGCACTGGCAAGAGGGATCTCTGCAGgggcttggggtgctggggagggtgctATTCCCACGGGGTCAGTGGGAGGGACTGGAGACTGGACTGCCTTCTAAGTCCAGTGGACTGGCAGGAGGGGTTCCACTGTGTGCTGCTGATCCACTGCCCCTGGTCAGGCAGTTCTTCCACACTTGACTAAGGAGTAGGCTGGGAGGATCCTGCAGTGTGCACAACCAAAGTTTGCACAGGAGCTGAATGTTGTCTCGGGGTGCTCCTGCACATAAGTTTGCTGGTGGATGGAGCCCTTAGCTgtcccaggcactgctggccctgctctgtgtgtggctgGTTGTGCCCAGGGGAAGCTCAGGACGATGCTACTcatctcctttcagcctcaCAGAACGATTACAGGATTGACCCCAACCAGGAGCTACTGGCTATGGGTAAGAGGCCTCttggagcaggagagcagggcttGGGGATCTGCCGAAAGTGCAGCCATGCGTCCCATAGCCCCTGAGCTACCAGAGATCCCCATCTCAGCCATCCTACCTCTATCTGAAGTTTTACCTTTCTTGTCTTGCATGTTACCCCCAACCCAAGCCTTTTTCACAGCACAGCAATTTCGAGAGCAGCCTGAGCCCAGCTCACATGGTTGGACAGGCTCTGATCTGTCTCTGGGTACCAGCCCAGGGATGGAAAAGGTGATGACAGGGACACTGACCCATCTAATGACCTTGAGCAGTGCCTCCCATAGGTACTGcatccccagcccctctccttGTCCACCACAGGCTTTGccaacatcctgggatcctttGTCTCGTCGTATCCCATCACAGGCAGCTTTGGCCGGTGGGTGAGAGGATGCttgctggggctgtgtagtGAGTGGGCTCTGCATGATCTTGGGCACAAGCTTGTGTGCACCCTGGTGGGTCCCTGAGCTCATATCATGGTCCCTAGCTGCCCACGTTGACTACCAGGCTATGCATGCCTCCTATGATGACCATCTCTCCCATCTTGTGTGCTTTGCAGGCGGGGAGCCGTGAACTTGCTCATGTTGCTCCCTGGTGGGgtctgccaggctgggtggttTTCCTGCATGGGGTCTCTGGGCAGTGGGTaggggcagctgccagctccagccagccCAGTGCAGCCTGGGACAATATGTTGCTTTGCATTTCAGGACAGCTGTGAATGCACAGTCAGGCGTCTGCACCCCTGCGGGAGGGCTCATCACAGGTAGAGTCCCCCCCAGCCTGTCATGAGCTGCTCTGCAagcccctgtgcccagcacctgcTCCCCTTGGGCACCCTGGGCATCAGGGGCCCCATGGCTCAGGTGCTGCATACCTTCTGCAGGCACCCTGGTCCTGCTCTCGCTGGCATACCTCACCTCACTCTTCTACTACATCCCCAAAGCAGCACTGGCTGCTGTCATCATCTCAGCTGTGGTCCCCATGTTTGACGCTGGGATCTTCAGGAGGCTCTGGAGGGTTAAGAGTGAGGCCACGAGCCAGGGGTGGTTAACCCCCTGGTGTCACCCagctctgtctgcagagcaggcacCGTCCCAAAGGGCCCTGTGGCATGAGGACAAGGTGCAGCCAAGTCTGGGCTGTCTCTCTTGCAGGGCTGGACCTTGTACCCCTCTGTGTGACgttcctgctctgcttctgggAAGTCCAGTATGGCATTGTGGCTGGGGTGCTGGTCTCAGGGATTCTCCTGCTCTACTCCATTGCTAGGCCCCCAATAAAGGTGGGCTTCACAATTCCCCCTTGCATCAGGGCCAGCTGGGCTtgccagggagcagggagctgagagaGGGCTCCCTGAGGGCAGTGGGTTGTTGGGGTGCAGGATGcttctgtcctgctcctgctgtctccTGTGTCCCCAGCTTGCTGTCAGTGCAGTACAGAGACCCCTTTCAAAGAGCACAAGGAAAGGAGTATCCCaggagctgagagcaggagagggaggcattgctgtccctgctcatgcTGATGCTGGGGTGTATGCAGGGGAGGGGTTCCCTGAGGAATGAAGGGTCCTGTATGTCCTCCTCCATCCAGGGGGACGGTGCTTTGCTGTGTCACATGGACAATTGTCCTGGCTTGGGGAAGGTGACAGCCCCAAGATGCCCATAACTTGTCCCCTGCACTGCTATCTTGTGCAGGTGTCAGAGGGGGACGTGCTCCTTGTGCAGCCAGGGAGCAGCCTGCACTTCCCAGCCATCGAGTGCCTCCGGGACGCTGTGTGCAGCCGTGCTCTGGCAGGTACAGTGCTTCCTGGCCTGCCAGCTTGTCCTGAGGACTTGGCTGGAACCCTGTGCCCACCTGAATCACTTCTGCCAGGGGTGCCAAGTGCTGCCCAGACCTCTAGGCTGTGGgtgcaaacagcagcaacacagcTTCCCTGTGGTGGGGACcagcccctggctgctgctgctttcctgaggctgtttcacgccttccagccacagctctggcTCTTGAGGGCTGTGTTTCTTGAGCTGGTCCCCTCATCAGGGACATGACCATATGCTCTTCtttccagcagcatctccaccaTGCTCCATCATCCTGGACTGTTGCCACATCAGCAGCATTGATTACACAGTGGTGGTGgggcttgcagagctgctgcaagagCTGCACAAGCATGGGCTCCCCCTGgccttctgcagcctgcaggtaTGTGAGAAGCAGCCTCTGAGTGGTGtctgtcctgctgcttctgcttgcacCAGGTATCAGCTCTGCTCAACACAGCAGGGTCTGCACCCATGggctcagcccagctgccttccaCACATGGCACCTGCCATGAGGATGCTAATACCTCTCTTCTGGTAGCACATTCATCACCTCAAGTGTCTTCATCTCACAAAGATGGAGGTTGCAGCATCTAAGCCCAGCTGCCACATGTGGGGGTGGCAGGGAAAGGCTGCATCCTCTGCCCTCAGTTGGCTGGGAGGTTCACAGCCCTGGAGAgagagtggccagcagcaggctccCCTAGCCCAGGTTTCTCTGCCCACAGGAGCCTGTTCTCCAagtcctgctgtctgcagactTAGAAGGATTCCAGCATTTccccagcagggaggaggcaggtgAGGCCATGGCTTGCCCTGAGCGCTGAGGTTGGAGtaccccaggctgctgctgagcgtGGCTCTGGAAGGCAAATCTGACCTTTGTCagtccccagagctgcagggctcgGGGGAAGGCTGCAAGGGCTTGGCTCCTGGGAAGGTGAGCAGGAGGCCTTCCAGAGAGCAGGGTTGGCCCTGCCTTGGGGGCATcatggcaagctgctgtggtttaACCCAGCAGGCAGCTAGACACTTGCCCTGGTTTCAGCTAGGGCAGAGTTAATTTTCTCCTTAGAAGCTggtacagtgctgtgttttgggtaTAGTATGAGAACAATGTTGATAACATGCTGGTGTCCTAgatctgctgagcagtgcttgcatTAAGTCAAGGACACCAACCTTGGCTTAACTCTGTCCTGCCTCTCCCACTTCCTGgctcagagcagtgcagaggagcagaagtggGGGTCAGTGGG
The Indicator indicator isolate 239-I01 chromosome 29, UM_Iind_1.1, whole genome shotgun sequence genome window above contains:
- the SLC26A11 gene encoding sodium-independent sulfate anion transporter translates to MAAQGTWQRGQSCGCPGVRAKLPILRWLPRYSLAWLQLDLMAGLTVGLTVVPQALAYAEVAGLPLQYGLYSSFMGCFVYCFLGTAKDVTLGPTAIMSLLVSSYAFHEPVYAILLTFLSGCIQLAMGLLHLGFLLDFISCPVIKGFTSAASITISFNQVKNILGLQGIPRQFFLQVYETLRRIGETRAGDAVFGLACLAALAGLRVMKSHLPQAACAEPLAARLSYLIVWTSATARNALVVLFAGLVAYSFQVMGSQPLTLTGSIPQGLPPFQLPHFSMAAPNGTIPFWSMVEDMGVGLAVVPLMGLLETVAIAKAFASQNDYRIDPNQELLAMGFANILGSFVSSYPITGSFGRTAVNAQSGVCTPAGGLITGTLVLLSLAYLTSLFYYIPKAALAAVIISAVVPMFDAGIFRRLWRVKRLDLVPLCVTFLLCFWEVQYGIVAGVLVSGILLLYSIARPPIKVSEGDVLLVQPGSSLHFPAIECLRDAVCSRALAAASPPCSIILDCCHISSIDYTVVVGLAELLQELHKHGLPLAFCSLQEPVLQVLLSADLEGFQHFPSREEAEQCRGAEVGVSGAAPSTSTSESSLLLPEGLIQ